One Halomarina pelagica genomic region harbors:
- a CDS encoding antibiotic ABC transporter permease encodes MTKGRLDSTGNDTGRVSSTRPAGRDFLTGLLEDTLRYARERDYTGWDYFDGMSSRLLRAAPVDNKWLNIAVQEGIKRAPINLRPLFLVEKRRNFKGTALFSMANDTAYDLTGDDLYRAEARQLADWLIENAPEGYSGFCGGHTHEMQLLDERRGAYVPNAIPTSYAVKALLRAAESTGEERYADVARTATNFVYDELEYRELEGGARIKYQPEYTGEFYTLNCGAIAARMLVDLYEYFGDEELLERSTKLLDYLATKQQPIGGWTYRDPPSASHLSMDNHHNGFIIEGFLRYREVTGDDRHEETIERALEFYRDTLFEPNGAPNWDEESRFPKDIHAATQGIIVFSMAGDGEFARRIVDWVLGTLYAGDGRFYYQKRRFYTKRFTLMRWCEAWMAYALAEHLRYAEGE; translated from the coding sequence ATGACCAAAGGTAGACTTGACTCGACTGGGAACGATACCGGTCGCGTTTCGAGTACGAGACCGGCCGGGCGGGATTTCCTGACGGGCCTACTCGAGGACACGCTCCGGTACGCTCGCGAACGCGACTACACTGGCTGGGATTACTTCGACGGGATGAGCAGCCGACTGCTCCGCGCCGCGCCCGTGGACAACAAGTGGCTCAACATCGCCGTACAGGAGGGCATCAAGCGCGCGCCGATCAACCTGCGCCCGCTGTTCCTCGTCGAGAAGCGCCGGAACTTCAAGGGGACGGCGCTGTTCTCGATGGCGAACGACACCGCCTACGACCTCACGGGCGACGACCTGTACCGCGCTGAGGCGCGTCAGCTCGCCGACTGGCTCATCGAGAACGCGCCCGAAGGCTACAGCGGGTTCTGCGGGGGGCACACCCACGAGATGCAACTGCTCGACGAGCGCCGCGGGGCCTACGTCCCGAACGCCATCCCGACCTCCTACGCGGTGAAGGCGCTGCTCCGCGCCGCCGAATCGACCGGCGAGGAGCGCTACGCCGACGTCGCCCGCACGGCGACGAACTTCGTCTACGACGAACTGGAGTACCGGGAACTCGAGGGCGGCGCGCGGATCAAGTACCAGCCCGAGTACACCGGCGAGTTCTACACGCTCAACTGCGGCGCGATCGCCGCCCGGATGCTCGTCGACCTCTACGAGTACTTCGGGGACGAGGAGCTACTCGAGCGCTCGACCAAACTGCTCGACTACCTCGCGACGAAACAACAACCGATCGGTGGGTGGACCTACCGCGACCCGCCCTCCGCCTCGCACCTCTCGATGGACAACCACCACAACGGGTTCATCATCGAGGGGTTCCTGCGCTACCGCGAGGTGACGGGCGACGATCGCCACGAGGAGACCATCGAGCGCGCGCTCGAATTCTACCGGGACACGCTGTTCGAGCCGAACGGCGCGCCCAACTGGGACGAAGAGTCGCGGTTCCCGAAGGACATCCACGCCGCGACCCAGGGCATCATCGTCTTCTCGATGGCCGGCGACGGCGAGTTCGCCCGGCGCATCGTGGACTGGGTGCTCGGTACCCTCTACGCGGGCGACGGGCGGTTCTACTACCAGAAGCGCCGCTTCTACACCAAGCGGTTCACCCTGATGCGCTGGTGCGAGGCGTGGATGGCCTACGCGCTGGCGGAACACCTGCGCTACGCGGAGGGCGAGTGA
- a CDS encoding toxin-antitoxin system TumE family protein gives MATLLYRADNEFPDGSRYEMRAWNVPESDDYPEGIKYRFQYTAADGATILRYDNSHYREGVGMHHRHTPEGVEGIEFEDWRRTFGRSNAR, from the coding sequence TTGGCGACGTTGCTCTACCGGGCGGACAACGAGTTTCCCGACGGGAGTCGGTACGAAATGCGCGCGTGGAACGTTCCGGAAAGCGACGACTACCCCGAGGGGATCAAGTACCGCTTTCAGTACACCGCCGCCGACGGGGCGACGATCCTGCGCTACGACAACTCGCACTATCGAGAGGGAGTAGGAATGCACCACCGACACACACCCGAGGGCGTCGAAGGGATCGAGTTCGAGGATTGGCGTCGCACGTTCGGGCGTTCAAACGCGAGGTGA
- a CDS encoding HVO_A0114 family putative DNA-binding protein: protein MIDPEDTAAPGPESAEYPSKLLITADSQEAATEREIALAARFEAGEQVPHLLNFGNPEDLRKLLTQRRVELLRSVKNDPPESIRKLADRLGRNPSDVTADVNLLADYGIVYFREEGRAKAPFVPYDEVTIEVDMLSGAGSRSSASA, encoded by the coding sequence ATGATCGATCCGGAAGATACGGCTGCTCCGGGACCAGAGAGCGCGGAGTACCCCTCGAAACTGCTGATCACGGCGGACTCGCAGGAAGCGGCGACCGAACGAGAGATCGCGCTCGCCGCGCGCTTCGAGGCTGGAGAGCAGGTGCCACACCTCCTCAACTTCGGTAACCCCGAGGATCTGCGTAAGCTACTCACGCAGCGACGCGTCGAGTTACTGCGGAGCGTCAAGAACGATCCACCGGAGAGTATCCGGAAGCTCGCCGACCGTCTCGGCCGGAACCCGAGCGACGTCACGGCCGACGTGAACCTGCTCGCCGACTACGGAATCGTCTACTTCCGCGAGGAGGGACGGGCGAAAGCCCCGTTCGTCCCCTACGACGAGGTGACGATCGAGGTGGACATGCTCTCGGGAGCCGGAAGCCGGTCGTCCGCGAGCGCGTAG
- a CDS encoding glycosyltransferase, which produces MSQRAASLDSRAAGRARSASDDREHASSVLVVTDFTRNLSKIERHVGPLAETADVTMVCITGDDGLDGIDYRTVPSLGVRPLGLALMLVAALYEAWRDDYDAVASFSLLPHGCIALAVGTAFGIPAHLGIIGIDLDVHARSRYGPAVRWLIRRFDAISVPGTAFRDQLVAMGVPRERVEVLANPIDVGTYRPNPDAEVDYDLIWVGRFDAEKDPLLFVDALGELRERGRAVDAVMLGDGPLQDAAERRARERGLGGTLDLPGWVDDPVEYYWRSRAFVLTSERDALPLTLVEAMATGLGCVVPAVGNVPDVARDGETALVLEEMTAGTLADALDRLLADDDLCARLGENAAGVADRYSYEAAAEDWVRILETLGVR; this is translated from the coding sequence GTGTCGCAACGCGCCGCCAGTCTCGACTCACGCGCCGCCGGACGCGCTCGATCCGCGAGCGACGACCGCGAGCACGCGTCGTCGGTGCTCGTCGTCACCGACTTCACGCGGAACCTCTCGAAGATCGAGCGCCACGTCGGGCCGCTGGCCGAGACCGCGGACGTGACGATGGTCTGCATCACCGGCGACGACGGACTCGACGGCATCGACTACCGGACCGTCCCCTCCCTCGGCGTGCGGCCGCTCGGCCTCGCGCTGATGCTCGTCGCCGCCCTCTACGAGGCGTGGCGCGACGACTACGACGCCGTCGCCTCCTTCTCGCTGCTCCCCCACGGCTGCATCGCGCTGGCCGTCGGGACCGCCTTCGGGATCCCGGCTCACCTCGGCATCATCGGCATCGACCTCGACGTCCACGCGCGCTCGCGCTACGGGCCCGCCGTGCGCTGGCTCATCCGCCGCTTCGACGCGATCTCGGTGCCCGGAACGGCCTTCCGCGACCAGCTCGTCGCAATGGGCGTCCCGCGCGAGCGGGTCGAGGTCCTCGCCAACCCCATCGACGTGGGGACCTACCGCCCGAACCCCGACGCCGAGGTCGACTACGACCTCATCTGGGTCGGTCGGTTCGACGCGGAGAAGGACCCGCTCCTGTTCGTCGACGCGCTCGGGGAACTCCGCGAGCGCGGGCGGGCGGTCGACGCGGTGATGCTCGGCGACGGGCCGCTCCAGGACGCCGCGGAGCGACGCGCGCGCGAGCGCGGCCTCGGGGGGACCCTCGACCTCCCCGGGTGGGTCGACGACCCCGTCGAGTACTACTGGCGCTCGCGGGCGTTCGTGCTCACCTCCGAGCGCGACGCGCTCCCCCTGACGCTCGTGGAGGCGATGGCGACCGGCCTGGGCTGCGTCGTCCCGGCCGTCGGGAACGTCCCCGACGTGGCGCGCGACGGCGAGACGGCGCTCGTGCTCGAGGAGATGACCGCGGGGACGCTCGCGGACGCGCTCGACCGACTGCTGGCCGACGACGACCTGTGCGCCCGCCTCGGGGAGAACGCGGCGGGCGTGGCCGACCGCTACTCGTACGAGGCCGCCGCCGAGGACTGGGTGCGGATCCTGGAGACGCTGGGCGTCAGATGA
- the aglF gene encoding UTP--glucose-1-phosphate uridylyltransferase AglF: MQAVVLAAGKGTRLRPLTDDRPKGLVEVDGEPILTHCFERLVDLGADEFVVVVGYRKEDIIDHYGDSFDGVPITYCHQRETKGLAHALLTAEEYIDDDFMLILGDNIFEANLADVVRRQSEDRADAAFLVEEVPYEEASRFGVCNTNDYGEITEVVEKPEDPPSNLVMTGFYTFSPAIFHACHLVQPSNRGEYELSDAVDLLIRSGRTIDAIPLDGWRIDVGYPEDRDEAERRLRAARGAEEEVAESAGD; this comes from the coding sequence ATGCAGGCAGTCGTACTCGCCGCGGGGAAGGGGACCCGCCTCCGCCCGCTCACCGACGACAGACCGAAGGGCCTGGTCGAGGTCGACGGGGAGCCGATCCTCACCCACTGCTTCGAGCGGCTCGTCGACCTCGGCGCGGACGAGTTCGTCGTCGTGGTCGGATACCGCAAGGAGGACATCATCGACCACTACGGGGACAGCTTCGACGGCGTCCCGATCACCTACTGTCATCAGCGCGAGACCAAGGGGCTGGCCCACGCGCTGCTGACCGCAGAGGAGTACATCGACGACGACTTCATGCTCATCCTCGGGGACAACATCTTCGAGGCGAACCTCGCGGACGTGGTGCGCCGCCAGTCCGAGGACCGCGCGGACGCCGCCTTCCTCGTCGAGGAGGTGCCCTACGAGGAGGCTTCCCGCTTCGGCGTCTGTAACACGAACGACTACGGCGAGATAACGGAGGTCGTCGAGAAGCCCGAGGACCCGCCGTCCAACCTCGTGATGACCGGGTTCTACACGTTCTCCCCGGCTATCTTCCACGCGTGTCACCTCGTCCAGCCGTCGAACCGCGGCGAGTACGAACTCAGCGACGCGGTCGACCTCCTCATCCGGAGCGGGCGCACCATCGACGCGATCCCGCTCGACGGCTGGCGGATCGACGTGGGCTACCCCGAGGACCGCGACGAGGCCGAGCGCCGACTGCGGGCCGCCCGCGGTGCCGAGGAGGAAGTCGCCGAGTCCGCGGGCGACTGA
- a CDS encoding glycosyltransferase family 2 protein: protein MESAGDHEPLVSVVVPTYGRPTFLPEAAQSVLDQTHERVELVIVDDHSPEPVGPVLADLDVGPEASVTCVRHERNRGANAARNTGIRTASGEFVAFIDDDDHWHETKLERQLERFDDPAVGLVYTGQRYVTGDEVNHVLRPTVRGDVTEELLRGAPFGTFSTLMVRASVIDRVGLLDERFPCWQDREWPIRLSTACRVEAVDEPLVDHRMADHEQISDNLEVKRDVAYPLFVETFRPLAAEYGPTTVREMIASRAAVVASTALKTGHYGDARRFALRAIRAWPLSLAPYLLLALSLGGPRAFSTVQRTKRSVVRHFR, encoded by the coding sequence ATGGAATCGGCCGGCGATCACGAACCGCTGGTGAGCGTCGTCGTCCCGACGTACGGTCGTCCGACGTTCCTCCCGGAGGCGGCCCAGAGCGTCCTCGACCAGACCCACGAGCGCGTGGAACTCGTCATCGTCGACGACCACTCGCCGGAGCCGGTCGGCCCGGTGCTCGCCGACCTCGACGTCGGCCCGGAGGCGTCGGTGACGTGCGTCCGCCACGAGCGCAACCGGGGCGCGAACGCCGCCCGGAACACGGGGATCCGCACCGCCAGCGGCGAGTTCGTCGCGTTCATCGACGACGACGATCACTGGCACGAGACGAAGCTCGAACGCCAGCTCGAACGGTTCGACGACCCGGCGGTCGGTCTCGTCTACACCGGACAGCGCTACGTCACCGGCGACGAGGTGAACCACGTCCTCCGACCGACGGTCCGCGGCGACGTCACCGAGGAACTGCTCCGCGGTGCGCCGTTCGGCACGTTCTCCACGCTGATGGTTCGCGCGTCGGTGATCGACCGCGTCGGCCTGCTCGACGAGCGGTTCCCCTGCTGGCAGGACCGGGAGTGGCCGATCCGCCTCTCGACCGCCTGCCGCGTCGAGGCGGTCGACGAGCCGCTCGTCGACCACCGCATGGCGGATCACGAGCAGATCAGCGACAACCTGGAGGTAAAACGCGACGTCGCCTACCCCCTGTTCGTGGAGACCTTCCGCCCCCTCGCGGCCGAGTACGGCCCGACGACGGTCCGAGAGATGATCGCCTCTCGCGCCGCTGTCGTCGCCTCGACCGCGCTCAAGACGGGTCACTACGGGGACGCGCGGCGGTTCGCCCTCCGCGCGATACGGGCGTGGCCGCTCTCGCTCGCGCCGTATCTCCTCCTCGCGCTGTCGCTCGGCGGCCCCCGCGCGTTCAGCACCGTCCAGCGGACCAAACGGTCCGTCGTCAGGCACTTTCGGTGA
- a CDS encoding lipopolysaccharide biosynthesis protein: MSGRGLLSRLKRLVTPSGDGVGERMVKGGMWVGALNVTDRLLQIILLIVMGRLLGPRALGLMGIALLAVSALRQFSNLGLSSSLIYNKDENVDDMLNTAWTLQIARGVLLAGILYFAAPYIGMLFDTEAAVPLLRVIGLSQVFVGLRNPATVYFQKDLEFDKQFVYTLSGSVIQFVFAIWYAYTYQTVWALVLGYVISDFVRMAVSYLMHGYRPRPEFDLGHAKEITNYGKWITATSILYFLYNEGDDVVVGALVSTTALGFYRYAYQLSNAPATEVTHVISNVTFPAYSKLQDDARLLRDAYFRTLQVTTVLSFPMSLGIIAVTPAFIAAFLGEDWLPMVRTMQILAIYGLMRSMMATMGPVFKAQGRPDIIAKFSFLRVVLLAVLVPGSILYGPELAMAVFGVELRGIELVSLAIVAVQFFPMMPLDIYYLIGIIDTSYGRIAREVVFPLVASLAMFVVVVAAGVAADAVLPALGVFAVQIIAGAVSYALAVLVLDRGFGWGLERNFRSVVSAVSG; encoded by the coding sequence ATGAGCGGTCGCGGGTTGCTCTCACGTCTCAAGCGACTGGTGACGCCGAGCGGCGACGGCGTCGGCGAGCGGATGGTCAAGGGCGGCATGTGGGTCGGCGCGCTCAACGTCACCGACCGGCTGCTGCAGATCATCCTGCTCATCGTGATGGGTCGGTTGCTCGGGCCGCGGGCGCTGGGGTTGATGGGGATCGCCCTCCTCGCGGTCAGCGCGCTGCGGCAGTTCTCGAACCTCGGGCTGAGTTCGTCGCTCATCTACAACAAGGACGAGAACGTCGACGACATGCTCAACACGGCGTGGACGCTCCAGATCGCGCGCGGGGTCCTCCTCGCCGGCATCCTCTACTTCGCCGCACCGTACATCGGCATGCTGTTCGACACGGAGGCGGCGGTCCCGCTACTCCGGGTGATCGGCCTCTCGCAGGTGTTCGTCGGGCTTCGCAACCCGGCGACCGTCTACTTCCAGAAGGACCTCGAGTTCGACAAGCAGTTCGTCTACACCCTCAGCGGCTCGGTCATCCAGTTCGTCTTCGCCATCTGGTACGCCTACACCTACCAGACGGTGTGGGCGCTCGTGCTCGGGTACGTGATCTCCGACTTCGTTCGCATGGCCGTCTCGTATCTCATGCACGGCTACCGCCCGCGACCCGAGTTCGACCTCGGCCACGCCAAGGAGATCACGAACTACGGCAAGTGGATCACGGCGACGTCGATCCTCTACTTCCTCTACAACGAGGGCGACGACGTGGTCGTCGGGGCGCTCGTCTCCACGACCGCGCTCGGCTTCTACCGCTACGCCTACCAGCTCTCGAACGCGCCCGCGACGGAGGTCACCCACGTCATCTCGAACGTGACGTTCCCCGCGTACTCGAAACTCCAGGACGACGCTCGCCTGCTGCGCGACGCCTACTTCCGCACCCTGCAGGTGACGACCGTCCTCTCCTTTCCCATGTCGCTCGGCATCATCGCCGTGACGCCCGCGTTCATCGCCGCCTTCCTCGGGGAGGACTGGCTTCCGATGGTCCGCACGATGCAGATCCTCGCCATCTACGGGCTGATGCGCTCGATGATGGCGACAATGGGACCCGTCTTCAAGGCCCAGGGCCGCCCCGACATCATCGCGAAGTTCTCGTTCCTCCGCGTCGTGCTGCTCGCGGTGCTCGTGCCCGGATCGATCCTCTACGGCCCGGAACTCGCGATGGCCGTGTTCGGCGTCGAACTCCGCGGTATCGAACTCGTCTCGCTCGCCATCGTCGCCGTGCAGTTCTTCCCGATGATGCCCCTCGACATCTACTACCTCATCGGCATCATCGACACGTCGTACGGGCGCATCGCCCGGGAGGTCGTCTTCCCCCTCGTGGCGAGCCTCGCCATGTTCGTGGTCGTGGTCGCGGCCGGCGTGGCCGCGGACGCCGTCCTCCCGGCGCTCGGCGTCTTCGCCGTCCAGATCATCGCCGGGGCCGTCTCGTACGCCCTCGCGGTGCTGGTGCTCGACCGGGGCTTCGGCTGGGGGCTGGAGCGGAACTTCCGGAGCGTCGTCTCCGCCGTCAGCGGGTGA
- a CDS encoding sugar phosphate isomerase/epimerase family protein — MTRPAIQLYTVRDIDESLPELIRRVAAVGFEGVEFATRVAEADPEAVRDALAETGVEPVGAHVDLRAIEADFDGVAERYRTLGVSRLAIPHLPPTHYRTPGRVDELAARLNAVGSALANRGLSLVYHNQVHDFLPVERPSFLDRLFTAVHPHSPGASKVQTGLGLLGDRALRATASPPTPAASVESTAYGRLVRRTSPEAVSFEVDVGGVTAAGYDPADVIDFVGDRASLVHMKDVVVDDDPGPLASARSTNPGRGLVDFPGAARAAERNGIDWLVFEHDHPEDPVATLRAGIDSLTEATDTVHL; from the coding sequence GTGACGCGTCCCGCGATCCAGCTGTACACCGTGCGGGACATCGACGAATCGCTGCCGGAACTGATCCGCCGGGTCGCGGCGGTCGGCTTCGAGGGCGTCGAGTTCGCCACGCGCGTCGCCGAGGCCGACCCCGAAGCGGTTCGGGACGCGCTCGCCGAGACGGGCGTCGAACCCGTGGGCGCGCACGTCGACCTCCGCGCGATCGAGGCCGACTTCGACGGGGTCGCGGAGCGGTACCGGACGCTCGGCGTCTCCCGCCTCGCGATCCCGCACCTGCCCCCGACGCACTACCGGACGCCGGGACGCGTCGACGAGCTGGCCGCCCGGCTGAACGCCGTCGGGTCGGCGCTCGCGAACCGGGGGCTCTCGCTCGTCTACCACAACCAGGTCCACGACTTCCTGCCGGTCGAGCGGCCGTCTTTCCTCGACCGACTCTTCACCGCCGTCCACCCCCACTCGCCCGGCGCGAGCAAGGTCCAGACCGGCCTCGGACTGCTCGGCGACCGTGCGCTGCGCGCGACGGCCTCCCCGCCCACCCCGGCCGCGTCCGTCGAATCGACCGCCTACGGCAGGCTCGTCCGGCGGACCAGCCCGGAGGCCGTCTCCTTCGAGGTCGACGTCGGCGGCGTCACCGCCGCGGGGTACGATCCGGCCGACGTCATCGACTTCGTCGGCGATCGCGCCTCGCTCGTCCACATGAAGGACGTCGTCGTCGACGACGACCCCGGGCCGCTGGCGTCCGCCCGCTCGACGAACCCCGGCCGGGGACTCGTCGACTTCCCCGGCGCGGCGCGGGCCGCGGAGCGCAACGGGATCGACTGGCTCGTCTTCGAACACGACCACCCCGAGGACCCGGTCGCCACGCTCCGGGCCGGGATCGACTCGCTGACTGAGGCGACGGACACCGTTCACCTCTGA
- a CDS encoding glycosyltransferase family 39 protein — protein MSERVVRASRTQVALALVVLVGAAVRLYGLGIESLWTDELITLEYIRRYGALELFVVIPLNQPHLPLYYVLLDLWASVFGLSAVALRSFSALFGIATIPLFYLVGRELFDDVAGLVAALVYALAQVQVYHAQEVRMYTLLAFLALSSLYLFVRYLRTESRATAAAYALVTILLVYTHPFALFVVAGESAFLGFEFLRGRIGDLRRAVGTQAALGLAVLPLVAGFVLRFGGGVTLDYIPLPTPLLVFTVLTGYFARTGILPALAYVSALIGGLLVLAVTDGCFSAAIDVRRPARTVRDLGERIEFTDAWGVHLLLFWIAGTFLLPLVVSYVVTPVFWPRYTLAASFALYLLVGHGLSRAKRSHVRIALVALLVVALLPPTVFDLTTDTREQWDEAVADIEQRADQGALVVVADQVTERAVEYYGTRGDLVVTPVNADNAPNGTERTSNAEIRRKMAGHEEVWLVLSHTGDEDDARLKAIASDGRQRTWHEEYVGIEVYRYEASPDGG, from the coding sequence ATGTCAGAGCGGGTCGTTCGCGCGAGCAGGACGCAGGTGGCGCTCGCGCTCGTCGTCCTCGTCGGCGCGGCTGTGCGGTTGTACGGTCTCGGGATCGAGAGCCTCTGGACGGACGAACTCATCACGCTCGAGTACATCAGGCGCTACGGCGCGCTCGAACTGTTCGTGGTCATCCCGCTCAACCAGCCGCACCTGCCGCTCTACTACGTCCTGCTCGACCTGTGGGCGTCGGTCTTCGGGCTGTCCGCGGTCGCCCTGCGCTCGTTCTCCGCGCTGTTCGGCATCGCGACGATCCCCCTGTTCTACCTCGTCGGTCGCGAGCTGTTCGACGACGTGGCGGGCCTCGTCGCCGCGCTCGTCTACGCGCTGGCACAGGTGCAGGTCTACCACGCCCAGGAGGTCCGGATGTACACGCTGCTGGCGTTCCTCGCGCTCTCCTCGCTCTACCTCTTCGTCCGCTACCTCCGGACCGAGTCGCGGGCCACGGCGGCCGCCTACGCGCTCGTTACGATCCTGCTCGTCTACACCCATCCCTTCGCCCTGTTCGTCGTCGCCGGCGAGAGCGCGTTCCTCGGCTTCGAGTTCCTGCGGGGGCGAATCGGCGACCTCCGCCGGGCGGTCGGCACGCAGGCCGCGCTCGGGCTCGCGGTACTCCCGCTCGTCGCCGGGTTCGTCCTGCGCTTCGGCGGCGGGGTGACCCTCGACTACATCCCGCTTCCGACGCCCCTGCTCGTCTTCACGGTCCTGACGGGCTACTTCGCGCGGACGGGGATCCTCCCGGCGCTGGCGTACGTCTCGGCGCTGATCGGCGGGCTGCTCGTCCTCGCGGTCACCGACGGGTGCTTCTCGGCCGCGATCGACGTCCGTCGCCCGGCGCGGACCGTCCGGGACCTCGGCGAGCGTATCGAGTTCACCGACGCGTGGGGCGTCCACCTCCTGCTGTTCTGGATCGCCGGGACGTTCCTCCTCCCGCTCGTCGTCTCGTACGTGGTCACGCCCGTCTTCTGGCCGCGCTACACCCTCGCCGCCTCCTTCGCGCTCTATCTCCTCGTGGGCCACGGCCTCTCGCGGGCGAAGCGCTCGCACGTCCGGATCGCGCTCGTCGCGCTCCTCGTCGTCGCGCTCCTCCCGCCGACCGTCTTCGACCTCACCACCGACACGCGCGAGCAGTGGGACGAGGCGGTCGCCGACATCGAGCAACGCGCCGATCAGGGCGCGCTGGTCGTCGTCGCCGATCAGGTCACCGAGCGCGCAGTCGAGTACTACGGGACCCGCGGGGACCTCGTCGTCACGCCCGTCAACGCGGACAACGCGCCCAACGGGACCGAGCGAACCAGCAACGCGGAGATCAGACGGAAGATGGCCGGTCACGAGGAGGTGTGGCTGGTTCTCTCTCACACGGGCGACGAGGACGACGCGCGCCTCAAGGCGATCGCGAGCGACGGTCGCCAGCGGACGTGGCACGAGGAGTACGTCGGCATCGAGGTGTACCGCTACGAGGCGTCCCCCGACGGAGGGTGA
- a CDS encoding glycosyltransferase yields MTEQSTTAAGTTAVAARATVPFVSVIVPVYNDPEGLRATLDTLIDQTYPEDHYEILVVDNRSNDGTRAVAQEYAERFDHLTALDERRRQSSYAARTRALHCASGDVVAFIDADMTVDPDWLERVVETMEEDEIDYLACNVRLYSVGEESLAAKFNRLSGFPIEDYVSEFHYAPTCCLVVRREVVDDVGPFDVRFTSSGDREFGHRVYQAGWTLGYAPDIDMYHPTRTTLKALVKKSIRIGRGKNQLRRIYPERYGSSAQLIFNPAIYLPATPGQVRNALRGWDDLSLSEKLLFYALTYLLKLTNAYGAIRDAVESRR; encoded by the coding sequence ATGACGGAGCAATCTACTACCGCAGCGGGGACGACGGCCGTGGCCGCTAGGGCGACCGTGCCGTTCGTGTCCGTCATCGTTCCGGTCTACAACGACCCCGAGGGGCTTCGCGCGACCCTCGATACGCTCATCGATCAGACGTATCCCGAGGACCACTACGAGATCCTGGTCGTCGACAACCGGTCCAACGACGGCACGCGGGCGGTCGCACAGGAGTACGCGGAGCGGTTCGACCACCTGACGGCGCTCGACGAACGTCGCCGGCAGAGTTCGTACGCGGCGCGTACGCGTGCGCTTCACTGCGCGTCGGGCGACGTCGTGGCGTTCATCGACGCGGACATGACCGTCGACCCCGACTGGCTCGAGCGCGTCGTCGAGACGATGGAGGAGGACGAGATCGACTACCTCGCGTGCAACGTCAGACTGTACTCCGTCGGCGAGGAGTCGCTCGCGGCGAAGTTCAACCGGCTGAGTGGCTTCCCCATCGAGGACTACGTCTCCGAGTTTCACTACGCGCCGACGTGTTGTCTCGTCGTTCGCCGCGAGGTCGTCGATGACGTGGGGCCGTTCGACGTGCGGTTCACGTCGAGCGGCGATCGCGAGTTCGGCCACCGCGTCTATCAGGCGGGGTGGACCCTCGGGTACGCCCCCGACATCGACATGTACCACCCGACGCGGACGACGCTGAAGGCGCTCGTGAAGAAGTCGATCCGCATCGGCCGCGGCAAGAACCAGCTCCGGCGCATCTACCCCGAGCGCTACGGGAGTTCGGCGCAGCTCATCTTCAACCCCGCCATCTACCTCCCGGCGACCCCGGGGCAGGTGCGGAACGCGCTCCGCGGCTGGGACGACCTCTCGCTCTCGGAGAAACTCCTGTTTTACGCCCTCACCTACCTGCTCAAACTGACCAACGCGTACGGTGCGATCCGCGACGCGGTGGAGTCCCGACGATGA